One part of the Janthinobacterium sp. 17J80-10 genome encodes these proteins:
- a CDS encoding DUF47 domain-containing protein produces MFGRLMPTEGKFFDYFNQHAELCVKGAAEMVAMMTNFDNLEHRVHAIESIEKQADKVTHITIDMLHKTFITPLDRDDIHRLIVRMDDILDLLEDAAQTVSLYDIKNTTPEAQRLAELCLASTEKVKLAVGLLHNMDNSRQVLEICTEIDRLEADADHVFRAAMSKLFREEPDVRNLIKYKAIYEILETVTDRCEDVANILQAIIVENA; encoded by the coding sequence ATGTTCGGACGATTGATGCCTACAGAAGGCAAGTTCTTTGATTACTTCAACCAGCACGCGGAATTGTGCGTCAAGGGCGCCGCCGAAATGGTGGCGATGATGACCAATTTCGACAACCTGGAACATCGCGTGCACGCGATCGAAAGCATTGAAAAGCAGGCCGACAAGGTGACTCACATCACCATCGACATGCTGCACAAGACTTTCATCACGCCACTGGACCGTGACGATATCCATCGCCTGATCGTGCGCATGGACGATATCCTGGACTTGCTGGAAGACGCCGCGCAGACCGTGTCGCTGTACGATATCAAGAACACCACGCCGGAAGCCCAGCGCCTGGCCGAGCTGTGCCTGGCGTCGACGGAAAAGGTCAAGCTGGCGGTCGGCCTGCTGCACAACATGGACAATTCGCGCCAGGTTCTCGAGATCTGCACCGAGATCGACCGCCTTGAAGCCGACGCCGACCATGTCTTCCGCGCCGCCATGTCCAAGCTGTTCCGCGAGGAGCCGGACGTGCGCAACCTGATCAAGTACAAGGCGATCTACGAAATCCTGGAAACGGTCACCGACCGCTGCGAGGACGTGGCCAATATCCTCCAGGCGATCATCGTCGAAAACGCTTAA
- a CDS encoding replicative DNA helicase — MRAMNTRSDPQLESLRVPPHSIEAEQSVLGGLLLDNAAYDRIADLVSAEDFYRYDHRIIFQHITKLISVTRPADVITVYEALTVTGKAEEVGGLAYLNALAQNTPSAANIRRYAEIVRDRGVLRKLITVSDEIASNAFNPQGKEVKQMLDEAESKIFAIAEDGARGVQGFQEIQPLLTQVVERIDELYNRDNTSDVTGVPTGLIDLDRMTSGLQPGDLIIVAGRPSMGKTAFSVNIGENVAIESGLPVAIFSMEMGGAQLAMRMLGSVGKLDQHRLRTGRLIDEDWPRLTHAIQKLNDAQIFIDETPALNPIELRARARRLSRQCGRLGLIIIDYLQLMSGSSSSGENRATEISEISRSLKGLAKELNCPVIALSQLNRSLEQRPNKRPIMSDLRESGAIEQDADVILFVYRDKVYNPDTPDQDAAEIIIGKQRNGPIGTVRLTFLGQYTKFDNYAGSGSAYLDNE; from the coding sequence ATGCGCGCCATGAACACCCGCTCCGATCCTCAACTTGAATCCCTTCGAGTACCGCCGCATTCCATCGAAGCAGAACAATCGGTTCTCGGTGGCCTGCTGCTTGACAATGCAGCCTATGACCGTATAGCAGACCTGGTCAGCGCGGAAGATTTCTACCGTTATGACCACCGCATCATCTTTCAGCACATTACCAAGCTGATCTCCGTTACCCGGCCGGCCGACGTCATCACGGTCTACGAGGCGTTGACTGTCACCGGCAAGGCAGAGGAAGTCGGCGGCCTGGCTTACCTGAACGCGCTGGCGCAGAACACGCCTTCGGCCGCCAATATCCGCCGCTATGCCGAGATCGTGCGTGATCGCGGCGTGCTGCGAAAGCTGATCACGGTTTCTGACGAAATTGCCAGCAACGCTTTCAACCCGCAGGGCAAGGAAGTCAAGCAGATGCTTGACGAGGCCGAGTCGAAGATTTTCGCCATCGCCGAGGATGGCGCCCGCGGCGTCCAGGGTTTCCAGGAAATCCAGCCGCTGTTGACCCAGGTGGTCGAACGCATCGACGAGCTGTACAACCGCGACAACACCAGCGACGTGACCGGCGTGCCCACCGGGCTGATCGACCTCGACCGCATGACCTCCGGCCTGCAGCCGGGCGACCTGATCATCGTCGCCGGACGTCCTTCCATGGGCAAGACGGCCTTCTCGGTGAATATCGGCGAAAACGTCGCCATCGAGAGCGGTTTGCCCGTGGCGATCTTTTCGATGGAAATGGGCGGCGCCCAGCTGGCCATGCGTATGTTGGGTTCGGTCGGCAAGCTCGACCAGCATCGCCTGCGCACCGGCCGCCTGATCGACGAGGACTGGCCGCGCCTGACGCACGCCATCCAGAAGCTGAATGACGCGCAGATCTTCATCGACGAAACCCCGGCGCTGAACCCGATCGAGCTGCGCGCGCGCGCGCGCCGCCTCTCGCGCCAGTGCGGCAGGTTGGGACTGATCATCATCGACTACCTGCAACTGATGTCGGGCAGCAGCTCTTCCGGCGAGAATCGCGCCACCGAAATTTCGGAAATTTCACGAAGCCTCAAGGGCCTGGCCAAGGAGCTGAATTGCCCGGTGATTGCGCTGTCGCAGCTGAACCGTTCTCTGGAGCAGCGGCCCAACAAGCGCCCGATCATGTCCGACCTGCGCGAGTCCGGCGCCATCGAGCAGGATGCCGACGTCATCCTGTTCGTCTACCGCGACAAGGTCTACAACCCGGATACGCCCGACCAGGACGCCGCCGAAATCATCATCGGCAAGCAGCGTAACGGCCCGATCGGCACGGTGCGCCTGACCTTCCTCGGCCAGTACACCAAGTTCGACAATTATGCCGGCAGCGGTTCGGCATACCTGGATAACGAATAA